In Oncorhynchus masou masou isolate Uvic2021 chromosome 10, UVic_Omas_1.1, whole genome shotgun sequence, a single genomic region encodes these proteins:
- the stk17b gene encoding serine/threonine-protein kinase 17B isoform X2, whose amino-acid sequence MDGRNGPTGLFGEIQTHINTEPMDSVYDITGELGRGKFAVVKRCVERSTGKVFAAKFLRKRRRGRDCRAEVVHEMGVLEAARNNPRVVNLHAAYETDHDIILLLEYAAGGEIFDHCDCDELLPEGQITRLIRQTLEGVHLLHQTSVVHLDLKPQNILLTSLAPLGDIKIVDFGLARKLGMVGELREILGTPEYVAPEILNYEPITTATDLWSVGVIAYMLVTGESPFAGDDKQETYLNVSQVNVDYSQEAFSRVSELAVDFIRKLLVKTPEDRPSAADCMTHPWLWQQHQYPSIELVLPRTPRERSSGTKWAAPAEDPEDKENFTLDSPHTQAKRFRFEEETPATTNGGDGDF is encoded by the exons GGGGAAATTTGCGGTGGTGAAGCGGTGCGTGGAGAGGTCCACAGGGAAGGTGTTTGCCGCCAAGTTCCTTCGGAAGCGGCGGAGAGGCCGAGACTGCCGGGCCGAGGTGGTGCACGAGATGGGTGTGCTGGAGGCGGCCCGCAACAACCCTCGCGTGGTTAACCTGCACGCTGCCTATGAGACAGACCACGACATCATCCTGCTGCTGGAATA TGCGGCGGGGGGTGAGATCTTTGACCACTGTGACTGTGATGAGCTGCTCCCAGAGGGCCAAATCACACGGCTGATCAGACAGACGCTGGAGGGCGtccacctcctccaccagaccAGCGTGGTGCACCTGGACCTCAAG ccCCAGAACATCCTTCTAACCAGCTTGGCACCGCTGGGGGACATAAAGATTGTGGACTTTGGCCTGGCACGCAAACTGGGCATGGTCGGAGAACTCAGAGAGATCTTGGGCACGCCCGAGTACGTGG CTCCAGAGATCCTGAACTATGAGCCTATTACAACAGCAACTGACTTGTG GAGTGTGGGGGTGATTGCCTACATGCTGGTGACGGGTGAGTCTCCATTTGCAGGGGATGACAAGCAGGAGACGTACCTGAACGTGTCCCAGGTCAATGTGGACTATAGCCAAGAGGCCTTCTCCAGGGTGTCGGAGCTCGCTGTCGACTTCATCCGCAAGCTGCTGGTCAAAACTCCAGA GGACCGGCCCAGTGCAGCCGACTGCATGACCCACCCCTGGCTGTGGCAGCAGCATCAATACCCAAGTATCGAGCTTGTCCTACCACGAACCCCCCGTGAGAGGAGCAGCGGTACCAAGTGGGCTGCCCCAGCAGAGGACCCAGAGGACAAGGAGAACTTCACCTTGGACTCACCCCACACCCAGGCCAAGAGGTTTCGCTTTGAGGAGGAGACACCTGCCACCACCAACGGTGGAGACGGGGACTTCTGA